Within the Bacteroidota bacterium genome, the region ATAAATATCTTTGTTGTTCATTTAAAAAAAATTCCTGATGCGAGCAATAATCCCGGTAGCCGGCATAGGCAGCCGCTTAAAACCACATACAAATACGATTCCGAAAGTGCTTCTTACAGTAGGTGACAAGCCGATTCTTGGCCATATTCTGCAGAAACTGCTTGATTCAGGAATTCATGAAGCCACCTTTGTTACGGGTCATCTCGGCGGAATGATTAAACATTATGTCGAGAAGAACTTTCCAATGATTGGTTCGATCTTTGTCGAGCAAAAAAAACAGGAAGGTCTTGGTCACGCAATTTATCAGGCTGCACACACTTTTGGCAACGATGAAATCTTTATTATTCTTGGTGATACAATATTTGATGTCGATCTGGATAAGGTTTTCTCGTTGGGAGCGAGTGCATTGGGGCTTAAATATGTGGACGACCCCCGCAGGTTTGGTGTGGCAATAATTGAGGACGGAGAAATAAAACAGCTTGTTGAAAAGCCGGAAGTTCCCCCGTCAAACATGGCTATTGTGGGTTTGTATTATATCAGGAATTCAGAAAAACTTGCAGAATGTCTCAAGCACAATATCGATAACGATATCCGCACCCGCGGTGAATTCCAGTTGACAGACGCACTTCAGATGATGCTCGATCAGGGAGAGAAAATGGTGCCGTTCACCGTGGATGGCTGGTATGATTGCGGTAAACCTGAAACTTTATTGGAAACAAACAGGTTTTTATTATCGAAGCACCATGATTCAAACGGAAGTGGCAAGGTTGTCATCAATCCCCCGTGCTACATACATCCGAGTGCAGTGATTATGAATTCCGTGGTCGGACCCTTTGTTACCATTTCGGAGGGGGTAAAGATTTCCGAGTCGGTAGTAAAAAATTCCATTATTGGACCCCATGCCGAAGTGGAGAGATGTATCTTCGAAGATTCGCTCATAGGTGCGAATTCATTCCTGCGGGGAAAATACACCCGGGTAAATACCGGTGATTCATCAGAAATTGATTTTAATTAAACAGTCTAAACGAGGAAAAAACCAAGATGTCATTTTATTTCACATCTGAATCGGTGTCTGAAGGACACCCCGATAAATTGTGCGATGCTATTTCCGATGCGGTTCTTGATGCCATATACGAGCAGGACCCCAACTCAAGAGTAGCTTGCGAAACCTATGCCACTACGGGACTTGTTGTAGTAGGTGGCGAAATAACCACAAACGCTTACATCGATCTTAATAAAGTGGTGAGAACCACCATTGAAGAGATCGGCTACACTAAATCGGAGTATAAATTTGCTGCTGAAAGTGTCGGTATTGTCAATGTAATGCACGAACAGTCAAGAGATATTGCAATGGGAGTTGATACAGGTGGTGCGGGTGATCAGGGAATTATGTTTGGATTTGCATGCGATCAGACAGAAGAATTGATGCCTTTGCCGATAGTTCTTTCACACAAACTGGTGGCAAAACTTGCTGAGATCAGAAAAGCCAACAATGGTTTGATGAAATGGTTGAGACCCGACTCAAAATCACAGGTTACTGTTGAATATTCTGATGACAAAACACCACTTCGGGTTGACGCCGT harbors:
- a CDS encoding NTP transferase domain-containing protein; protein product: MRAIIPVAGIGSRLKPHTNTIPKVLLTVGDKPILGHILQKLLDSGIHEATFVTGHLGGMIKHYVEKNFPMIGSIFVEQKKQEGLGHAIYQAAHTFGNDEIFIILGDTIFDVDLDKVFSLGASALGLKYVDDPRRFGVAIIEDGEIKQLVEKPEVPPSNMAIVGLYYIRNSEKLAECLKHNIDNDIRTRGEFQLTDALQMMLDQGEKMVPFTVDGWYDCGKPETLLETNRFLLSKHHDSNGSGKVVINPPCYIHPSAVIMNSVVGPFVTISEGVKISESVVKNSIIGPHAEVERCIFEDSLIGANSFLRGKYTRVNTGDSSEIDFN